CAACATTAATTTGCTTATAGAAAATCTGTGAGAAGACTCAAGTGGTGACTGATTACGAAGCTGGACGTGGCATCCCAAACAACGTAATTCTCGGTAAGATCGAGCGTGTGATTGGATTAAAATTACGTGGAAAGGATCGCGGTCAACCGCTGGCGCCTCCTGGTAAAAAGTGAATCGCAAATAACCAGCATGCTGGCATGAAATCAGGGGGCGAATAaccaatttatacaaaaaaaaaaaatgaatattaataaataaaaagaaaattattatttcgtttaattttgttctagttttcacaaaacaaaacaaaaaaaaaaggcaacagCAGCATAATTACTTATTATATGTATGTGTATACCCGTTCACTTGAAACTTTATAAATAATGTATACGTagacttcacaaaaaaaatagaacaaaactcaatttgaatattattattgCTAAATAGTGTGTTTTAAACCTCTCATACAAAACTTTCtgtgttgcttcttctttttagatAACAGGAACGCAGATGATAAATATACAATAATATTTACCTACatgatttttctttcaatttaataTCAACTATAGTCGATATTCATGTGttcataagttttattttattattcctTCTCATTTGGGTTGAAACGAAAATTaagttgtcgtttttttttttttattttggtttattgttttcttttatttgagtGCAGAATCTAATtacataatttcttttattaaagaaataactaaaagttaattttatggTACAATGTTATGCCTTTCTTCTTTATTTAACTAAGTTGAACTGAATTAAATTATACaagttataaattaaaaatatgcgtttttcattttataatttcatttaattttaggtgttttttggtttttatatttgtGGAGATACGAGCTTATTttcactgtgttacaaaatatattcacttttattctaaaaaaaaatggtaaagaaatatacaaaaaactaatgcttcaataaaaaaacatacataaaaaatgaGTGTTAACTAAacaaacttatttattttatcagaATATATTATATCTTAAATGTAGTATAGTAGTTTTTAAATGTTCACTTTAAATAGTAGATTTCTTAAATAAACTCAATGtttaaaaagtatacaaaaaaatgtgttgtgTTTTTTGGCTATGAGTTATAATATAAAAGTCAGTTTATATAAAAGTCTTGCAGTTTTTAGTGAGGGCGATttggaaaagaaaatatttcaaacctACTTATTATCAAGTATGTCAATAGTATGAAGAGTTTGAGTAGAAAGGCAGTGTACATTTTGGCTGAAGAAGTTGCATTGGCTACTCAATTCTAATTCTCAACTGTGAAATAGGCTCTTGGTCATAATATTTTAATTCACCAAACCGCaactttcttttaatttattttttaatatttgtttttttttttcggaatgtATTTCCCCGAAATTTAGCTTGCTTTCGTGCAAATATTTATTAGGAAACAACAATGTCCAATAAAATTACTGCCAAAATCCCCTAAAAAGTTTATTCCGATACCAATTCATTTCGAGAGAAGAAGAAGAGAATACCCAAAATTATTTCGTttgtgattaaaatttttagttgcCTATGTATGTTGGTAACTTAATGACAAAACAATCTTTTCCCTCTTGATGTTCAACAAGTGGAGTGGATGACTGAGCTGTGAAGTAGACACCTGCTTCTATTCAAGGCTACGGTTTTGGTGAAAGCGATTTTTACTCGAAGCGAATTCACTCGAATGGAGTGCTTTCAGTGAGGAATTTTAAATCGCTTGCTCGCGCACTGAACTAATAaccttatttaataaattagtaTAGCCGTTCTAAGATCGAATAAGAACGAAAGTTTCGGCAAGAAGTTGTCGAAACTTGTAAAGGGGATAACAGATTTATTGTTGTGGAAGCCCCggggcaacaaaaaaaagtgtaggtTCCCCTTTCCCCTTATCAGGAGATAagtcttttccaaaaaatattcagCCCTGTTCTGAATGAAAACTCCCGGGAAATTGCGTTTGGGAGAAGgactacaaacaaaaatgttaggAAGATTTCATCATTATTAACGAAAAAGGAacgaaattaaaacaaaaaaaggaatgaTATTCTTggaatttaattaaatgcttaTTTATGCGCGAAAATCAATTTTGACCAAAATAAACGGCCCTTTTCTGCTtttcacgtgaaagtctaaagTAAGAAGCGTTTAAACAAGGATCAAAATAAAActcaagcaaattttttttctttagaatatCTAAAACAGACGGAAACAACACTTTTCTTTCGAAAGTTAGAGATTTTTCAAAACCAGTTTGACGTGGTGATAAAGGAAGAAAATCTtccgattcacgtgaatcgaataacagaatagggctgaaaattgaaagttattttttattgaaactaaaaaaataaccgCTGATAGctacaatattaatttttgcctaacaaagtttgttttgtaaaataacAGTTTCtagaatggaaaaaaattgaaattgagtttgaaaattttgtccGTTACTTATGGATCTTCAAAATCAGAACTTAAAATTAGCTTTTCATCAGAGCCTAGGTTACTtgaaatttctgcaaaaaaaaaaaaaaaaataaccaaaattgttgtttttcaaaattactgacaaaaaacaattgaacaagtttatttttcaaaatttctctaCAGACCTGAGCAAACCGGGACTGCACTTTTTATGCTATTGAGATATAAAATTTCCcataaaaaaactaatataagttTATGCAGTTTAATATAAGTTTATGGAgtttaaaagcatttaaaaaactaCAAAGTTGGATGCCAGAAAGCtattgtttttaatcatttcagattttgtccgctagcTTCAGCGGAGAGTTTAATAACTCAAAAGCcatgcgagctacaaatttttggggTTTACGCAACAAATAAGCTtttaattagttaaaatttctcatattaattttttctaactccgccaaagtaagggacgtgatttcaatgttttaaatatacgcattaaaaattaaaaaataactatcTCTGTTTGTTTCAACATTTAATGTCTCCAAGATGTAATGATTCATTTTTCATGATGTTTAAATTTTGGTGTCCTCCTCTAAATGCGACCCTGAGACTTTCGTTTGACCCATGTTGTACACtccgtttttttataatttgtttgtttgtattttctAACCTAACCTTACCTAACCCACAAAAATATGTTTACTGAAACGCATTCTACCTCATAAGTTGTAATGTTAGCAATTATATATAACTTGAAGGGTAACCAAGatagtttttgtaaaatgttcCTTCCTTACCACGTTGTTTGTGAACCGTTATGATATTCAATTTGTTGAGTACTTATACTCTTCATTTTTGAGAgggtttttagaaaaataagtttaactTCAACTTGGGGATGGGAGATGGCATCAATTTTTGTTCTTTcaaaatgtaattcaacatttttgATTATTATGTTGAATTCGATTTTTGTTCTACAAACAAGAAGTCAAAACATTTACACctatagttttttataaatattttattttattatttttctatcttATATATTCTATCATGCAATTGAATAAACCCTAATGTAATCAATTTTCAATGCAGCATCCGGCCCCAACCAATGAttccaatttttcttttgtttattccAAAATTGTCGCATTGCTTTCGGATGGAAATTAGTCCATGGTTTCTCTTTCATCCACAACGATGCATTATCTGGAAAATCATTATGTCCACCAATACCATAACCCAATCGGATGTAGAATTCTTGATCAAACGGTGCCATTGTCGAACCCGTTCTCAGATACTCTCTATTCGGTAGATATTTTCCATTCACTTGCATGTCAGAAAATCTCTTGTTATCCGGTCTCACACTACAATACTCCTCATTATCAACACTGAATATTATTCTATTGGACAACCATTCCATTTTATATACATGAAAGTCTGCTGACCAATCGACTGGAGGACCAGTTCTTTTACACATTTTCACATTGCGAAAAGGTAATTCAGCATTCAGAATAACTCCACCAAATAATTCATTGACTAAATCACCTCCACTGCTGCGACTAAATGCCACTCTCATCTGACCAGATTGATAATTCTTTGCACCATATCGTGAATCAACTGGCTCCAAGAATAATTGTGGATAGACCCATGCTGCATTTGGCATTTTAGCACGAATTTCAACTTTACCATGTCGAAAACTAAATTTTGCTTTTGTTGAAAACTGTGACGATATAAATGGAGGAAGAATATCAAGACTATTTGCTGTTCGTTCACAATCATCTGTATCCAGAATACCAGTACAATTTGGTCCAAGACTGAATTCTTTCGTTAAAATATCTGCACCATAGATTCTTGTTAAAGGAATAGGCTTGAGAGTTACCATTCCGTTATTAACTCGAAGGACTTCATTGTTAAGAAGATAAATAGCGAATTCATAATCCGGCTGAAAGGCAAAACGTCTCTCCATTGACCATTTGATCGGATCAACATTATTCCCATTGAAATTCTCTTCGAATATAATCTCTCCGGCACAACGAATTGGAATTCCATTGTTAATCGTTGTAATACTTGTTTTACATTCACTTGAACCAAGTTTATTATTGATCGATACTATTGGAGGTAATGGTTCATGAACCGCAGGAATCAAAGACAATATTGCAGTTGAATTTTCTTCCTGAGGAGTATAATGAGTTACCACATAAACTCCATCATCTTCTCTATATCCAAGCCCATTGTAAACCACATAAGTCCAATAGTAAATAGTATCACCAATTTTTAAACTAGTTTCTTTATctttaaaagtaaatttttcatatttaactTTGACAATATCTCTGGCCCATTGTCCAGCTTCTAAACCTTCCATTTCTTCGTTAAGTTTACCATGAAATGCAAAAAGTGTAATATTTTCATCGGCTGGTATAGAAACTTCAAAGCCttttggataaaatattttaaactgtGCGATTGGAACTTTATATCCAACACTTGATTCAGTGGTAGTAGAAATTGTATTTTCGGATTGTGACGAAAACTGTGTTATCAAATATTCTCCATTGTCTTCTCTGTAACCTAAACCGTTATGATTGACAAAAGTCCAATAGTAAATGATATCTCCTAACTTTAATCTAGTTTCATGGTCTTCATAAACGAATCTTCCGTCTTTTATTGTGGTTATATCCTTGGACCATTTACCATCTTCTAAACCAATCATTCTTTCGTTATGTTTTCCATGGAATGCAAATAATGAAACACCTTTATCGGCCGGGATGGAAACTTCAAAGCCTTTTGGATGAAATATTCTAAACTCAGCATGCGGAACTTGGTatccaaaactttgaattggTGTCGAAGGAGTTGAGGTCCTGGAAACTAGAATTATtccattattttgtttaaaacctaAATTTTTACGACTTGCTGTTGTTCTTGGTAAACTGGAAGTTGGATATTGAAATGTTCGTTCAGTTGTTGTAGAAATTGCTGCAACTGGCTGTGATAAATACTTTCTTGTCACATAAGCCCCATTGTCCTTTTTGTTAATGTTTTGATTTTCAGTTAGTCGAAAATTACTTGACTGATAGTTTCTGTTGTCTTTTTCGTTAAGTATTACATTTTCAGAGCTTAGACTATTATATCCAACTATTGCTTTAGTTGGTCTAGAAAGAACAATTTCATCTTCTGAAGAGTAATACTTAGAAACCAAGTAAACTCCATCGTCTTCTCTATAACCCAGACCGTTCCGAATAACGAAGGTCCAATAGTAAATGTAATCTCCTATTTTCAAACTTGTATACTGATCTTCGAAAATAAATCTGCCATTTTTGATTGTTGTAACATCACTTGACCATTTACCAGCTTCTAAACCTCTCATTCTTTCGTTAAGTTTACCATGAAAAGCAAACAAAGTTACACCTTCTTCAGCAGGAATGGAGACTTCAAAGCCTTGaggttgaaatattttaaattcagCTTTTGGAACTTTGTATTCAATCGGTACTAACTTTGTTATAGGAGTCGTGTGTTCGTTCAGATTATTATATTCGCTGATCACAAACGCTCCATCATCTTCTCTATAGCCTTGACGATTGTTTATGACAAAAGTCCAAAAGTAAATAACATCTCCCAATTTTAAACTAGCTTCACGATCTTCAAACACAAATCTTCCATTAATTGGTCTCGATATATCTATTGACCATTGTCCAGCTTCCAAGCCATTCAttctttcgttaagttttccATGAAAAGCAAATAGAGTTACATTTTCTTTAGCAGGAATAGAAACTTCAAAACCttttggataaaatattttaaattcagCTTTGGGAACTATATAATCACCGGTTGGttcttttcttaaatttgaATACTCTCGAACATAATAAACACCATTATCTTCTCTATAACCTAAACCATTGTTTATAGCAAAAGtccaataaaatatttgatCACCAAATTTTAAACTAGTTTCACTGTCTTTGAATATAAATCTTCCATTTGTAGGTTTTAGAATATCTTGTGACCATCTACCAGCTTCTAAGCCATTTAAAGGTTCATTTAGTTTGCCATGAAAAGCAAATAAAGTAACATTTTCATCAGCAGGAATTGAAACTTCAAAGCCttttggataaaatattttaaattttgcacccGGAATTTCGTAGGCCTCAATCGTAATTGTAATTGCGACGaaacaataaattaacaaaGATGCGAACTTTAACATAATCAAGatgttaaatataattttaatataatataaacacGACGACTAATTTACTCAAGATTGAGTGAAGAACTAAATGGAATAATTGAGAGATGATACGAATAGAgccaataacaacaaaaaaatatgaagatACAATCAAGTTCTGAACTAGAGTTGGAGGGAGTCCCATCATTAGCAATAACTTGTTCTGCAAAGTATGTATATTAGGCATTTTATTGACTGTTTATTAAATTCGAGTTAAAACAAAGATTATTTTTGTTCCTCAAAACAATGAATTACATGTCAACTTGATTTTGTCATCATTCTTTTATCATTTTCGACCCTCGTTGGGTGAAAATGTGCATTTTACTTAGTGAAAACTTAAATTGTGTACTTTAACTGTATCATTCGAAACTTTTGAATAAACATGATTCATAAGATAATCAGGTTTTAGTTAATTgatttcatataaaatattatCACTAAAAGAATTTTTAGTGGCAACTCTGGTATATTTATTGTATTATTTGttggtatgtttttttaaaGGGTGTTTAAATTTAAGGTAACTGCGAATGCGAAGTTGTTTAGAAATAGGCTTGTGTAGTTTAATGAACTTGTTCATTttggtgaactagtgaacttagttcatttacttagttcaatttagtttgCGATTAGTGAAGAAGATTTTGTTCAACAAAATATTCAGCAATATTAGAACAGTGCTAATATGACATGAAAAAACAGCTTACGATTACCTTACacccccattttttttttagaccgaCGCACGGACGTTTAAAGAATAGGGGTTCAGAAACCAAACTGCATCTAATTCTTTGGGGAGTGAATATGTTCTTCTCAAGATTCAGATGTAAAAGAGCACAAAGTAGACTTGTGTGAGTTAATAAAAATGCTAGTCGGTTCAACGTTCAAGTGAActtgataacactggtctgcaaggaaattctcctttaaataaaactatatttttctaaaggatttttgtatgctgattccgaatccgaagtcagaattgagcTATCACGTCACGTTtcttagatattcccgttagaaaatctccatctccatttttttgctgttttcgaagaaatattttggcataatgtaatctttttcaattaaaaattgatacggtttatgaaagaacttattttttctttcaaattcaatttcaatcttctcaatatctcttttcttctccgagatatcttaatttaagtaagtttagtaggtttggcatatcttaccataaagaaactgatctctgaaaattaatatatctttctccctagaacaaaagtatacttttctaatagatcttAGTGTGCTggttttgaatccgaactcaaaaaatttcggtcagctctggtttttgagatatagtagcttttttgagattttctaaaaaaaaaaacttgattttgtgatactttaatgcgaatatcttaaaatcctgacgtgatagattttttttgacatcggattctaactcagcacatcaaaaactataagaaaagtgtactattgtttctaggaaaaacaaatctgaagctttacaaggcagtttatcgaatggctttttacaaataagatatttctaaatagaaaaatagtatatatacagtagggtgggtcaaaaaaatcaaaatttttttttttgatttggtactccgaaaaatcgattgctagacccctctagaatatacacaccaaatatgagctctttatattaatgggaaggtcctccgctttgcaattttccatttttacatcaagcttctactaaaaaaaaattatttttttattaattgactttttagcaaatttcttttcatattcttgtaggaaattgaacgctctacaaaaaaggccttatactcttttttcgtttatctaaccgttgaatagatatttgaggtgcaaaaatcgagaaaatctttaaaaattcgttttttgttcttaattttgaaacaaattgaaaaattataatgatcaaacgcgcaagacatattcttgctggaaattgattgctccacaaaaaagttctaattaacttttttcattaatctaaccattctaaagatattcgaggtcaaagttaaaaaaaaaatataaaaacattttatatttttaaaaaattctaattcactgaaacttcattattttcaaattagcaagatatattcttgtagggacttaaacgttctacaaaaaattccttggaatcaaattgattgctttaaccgtttagaaaatattcgtatccaaaccaatgctcactgatttcaatagttttcttatgacccgtatgcattgcgatttggatacgaatatcttctaagcggttaaagcaatcaatttcattccaaggaattttttgtagaacgtttaagcccctacaagaatatatcttgctaatttgaaaataatgaagtttcagtgaattagattttttttttaaatataaaatgtttttatatttttttttaactttgacctctaatatctttagaatggttagattattgaaaaaaattattaggacctttgtggagcaatctgtttcctacaagaatatgtcatgcgcgtttgattattatgaattttcaatttgttacaaaattaagaacaaaaaacgaatttttaaagattttctcgattttttgacctcaaatatctatactaaacggttagataaacgaaaaaagagtatgaagtcttttttgtagagcgttcaatttcctacaagaataagcaaagaaatttgcaaaaaagtcgatttaaaaaaaaaatatttttttttttgtagaagcttgatgcaaaaatggaaaatttaaaagcggaggaccttcccattaatataaagagctcatatttggtgtgtatattctagaggtgtctagcaatcgatttttcggagtaccaaatcaaaaaaaagaatttcgatttttttgacccaccc
This DNA window, taken from Episyrphus balteatus chromosome 2, idEpiBalt1.1, whole genome shotgun sequence, encodes the following:
- the LOC129910298 gene encoding uncharacterized protein LOC129910298 yields the protein MLKFASLLIYCFVAITITIEAYEIPGAKFKIFYPKGFEVSIPADENVTLFAFHGKLNEPLNGLEAGRWSQDILKPTNGRFIFKDSETSLKFGDQIFYWTFAINNGLGYREDNGVYYVREYSNLRKEPTGDYIVPKAEFKIFYPKGFEVSIPAKENVTLFAFHGKLNERMNGLEAGQWSIDISRPINGRFVFEDREASLKLGDVIYFWTFVINNRQGYREDDGAFVISEYNNLNEHTTPITKLVPIEYKVPKAEFKIFQPQGFEVSIPAEEGVTLFAFHGKLNERMRGLEAGKWSSDVTTIKNGRFIFEDQYTSLKIGDYIYYWTFVIRNGLGYREDDGVYLVSKYYSSEDEIVLSRPTKAIVGYNSLSSENVILNEKDNRNYQSSNFRLTENQNINKKDNGAYVTRKYLSQPVAAISTTTERTFQYPTSSLPRTTASRKNLGFKQNNGIILVSRTSTPSTPIQSFGYQVPHAEFRIFHPKGFEVSIPADKGVSLFAFHGKHNERMIGLEDGKWSKDITTIKDGRFVYEDHETRLKLGDIIYYWTFVNHNGLGYREDNGEYLITQFSSQSENTISTTTESSVGYKVPIAQFKIFYPKGFEVSIPADENITLFAFHGKLNEEMEGLEAGQWARDIVKVKYEKFTFKDKETSLKIGDTIYYWTYVVYNGLGYREDDGVYVVTHYTPQEENSTAILSLIPAVHEPLPPIVSINNKLGSSECKTSITTINNGIPIRCAGEIIFEENFNGNNVDPIKWSMERRFAFQPDYEFAIYLLNNEVLRVNNGMVTLKPIPLTRIYGADILTKEFSLGPNCTGILDTDDCERTANSLDILPPFISSQFSTKAKFSFRHGKVEIRAKMPNAAWVYPQLFLEPVDSRYGAKNYQSGQMRVAFSRSSGGDLVNELFGGVILNAELPFRNVKMCKRTGPPVDWSADFHVYKMEWLSNRIIFSVDNEEYCSVRPDNKRFSDMQVNGKYLPNREYLRTGSTMAPFDQEFYIRLGYGIGGHNDFPDNASLWMKEKPWTNFHPKAMRQFWNKQKKNWNHWLGPDAALKIDYIRVYSIA